In Pseudothermotoga hypogea DSM 11164 = NBRC 106472, the following are encoded in one genomic region:
- the wecB gene encoding non-hydrolyzing UDP-N-acetylglucosamine 2-epimerase: protein MKVLSLVGARPQIIKEAVLHEAFKVRGVQELLVHSGQHYDYNMSDVFFEILKIRSPDHNLNVGSGKHGEMTGKIMIEFEKIVEKERPDMIVVYGDTNTTLAGAIVGAKLKIPVAHVEAGVRQHPKDMPEEINRVLTDHVSKLLLCPSQLAVENLKKEGITNGVHFVGDVMFDLYKKMEKHFKYDCLERLNLEENNYLVLTLHRDFNVDRKEILEKILRALAKVAEKFKIVFPIHPRTRNRVKEFGLQDHLKNMIVVEPLDYLNLMGLVQKCWKVITDSGGLQKEAYFAGKRAIILMPDTGWRELVEVGWNKLASAEDLLNVLLEDEKVPYPANLYGDGHSAERIVEIIASFRS, encoded by the coding sequence GTGCTGCACGAGGCGTTCAAGGTTCGAGGAGTTCAAGAGCTCTTGGTTCACTCAGGTCAACACTACGACTACAACATGTCGGACGTGTTCTTCGAAATTTTGAAAATAAGAAGTCCCGATCACAACTTGAACGTCGGTTCAGGTAAGCACGGAGAGATGACGGGAAAGATCATGATCGAGTTCGAAAAGATCGTTGAGAAAGAAAGACCAGACATGATCGTCGTCTATGGAGACACGAACACCACCTTGGCCGGTGCGATAGTGGGTGCGAAGCTCAAAATACCCGTTGCGCACGTCGAAGCGGGTGTGAGGCAGCATCCCAAGGACATGCCGGAGGAGATAAACAGGGTCTTGACCGACCATGTTTCCAAACTCTTGCTCTGTCCGAGTCAGTTGGCTGTGGAGAATCTCAAAAAAGAGGGAATAACAAACGGTGTGCACTTCGTTGGAGATGTCATGTTCGATCTGTACAAGAAAATGGAGAAACATTTCAAGTACGATTGTCTGGAGAGGCTCAATCTCGAGGAGAATAACTACTTGGTGCTGACGCTCCATAGGGATTTCAACGTGGATCGAAAAGAGATCTTGGAGAAGATTCTGCGCGCGTTGGCAAAGGTGGCGGAGAAGTTCAAGATAGTTTTTCCAATCCATCCGCGAACGAGGAACAGGGTGAAGGAGTTCGGCCTGCAAGATCATTTGAAGAACATGATCGTGGTAGAGCCGTTGGATTATCTCAATCTGATGGGACTTGTGCAGAAGTGTTGGAAGGTGATAACGGACAGTGGGGGATTACAAAAGGAAGCGTACTTCGCAGGTAAACGTGCCATCATCTTGATGCCAGACACTGGTTGGAGAGAGCTCGTTGAAGTGGGTTGGAACAAGCTCGCGAGTGCGGAGGATCTGTTAAATGTGCTGTTGGAGGACGAAAAGGTACCGTACCCAGCGAACCTTTACGGAGATGGCCATTCGGCTGAAAGGATCGTGGAGATAATAGCTTCGTTCAGGAGTTGA